One window of the Chryseobacterium sp. CY350 genome contains the following:
- the nusA gene encoding transcription termination factor NusA has translation MDNIALIESFGDFKDEKGISKIDLMAIIEDSLKTLLRKRFDSDDHFDVIVNPDKGDFQIFLNKTIVEDEMSEDDDLEIEITEAKKIDPTFEVGEDFTMEIPVAQLGRRNVLTLKQILATKLQEHNNAMLYEQFKDKIGEIVTGEIHHIRHKHVILLDDEDNEFILPKENQISSDFFKKGENIRAIVESVDFKGSKPQIIISRTAPKFLEKLLELEIPEIQDGTIILKKAVRIPGEKAKIAVDAYDDRIDPVGACVGVKGSRIHGVVRELRNENIDVIQWSKNPEILVKRALGNVTINKIDINEETNYAMVYTPVEEISKVIGKQGQNIRLASWLTGYEIDVYREASEDDDVDLREFNDDIEQWILDEFKKVGLTTAKSVLDKDTESLLKMVDLEEETINDVKSILRAEFEE, from the coding sequence ATGGATAATATAGCGTTGATTGAATCCTTTGGTGATTTTAAAGACGAAAAGGGGATCAGTAAGATCGATCTGATGGCAATCATTGAAGATTCTCTGAAAACCCTTTTGAGAAAAAGATTTGATTCTGATGATCATTTTGATGTTATTGTAAACCCTGATAAAGGTGATTTTCAGATATTTTTAAATAAAACAATCGTAGAAGACGAAATGTCTGAAGATGATGATTTGGAAATTGAAATTACCGAAGCGAAAAAAATCGATCCGACTTTTGAAGTAGGTGAAGATTTTACAATGGAAATTCCGGTAGCTCAGTTGGGAAGAAGAAACGTTCTTACTTTAAAGCAAATCTTGGCTACGAAATTGCAGGAGCATAACAATGCCATGCTTTATGAGCAGTTTAAGGATAAAATTGGAGAGATTGTAACGGGTGAAATTCACCACATTCGTCACAAGCACGTAATCTTGTTGGATGATGAGGATAATGAATTTATCTTACCAAAAGAAAATCAAATTTCATCAGACTTCTTCAAGAAAGGTGAAAACATCAGAGCTATTGTAGAATCTGTTGATTTTAAAGGATCTAAGCCTCAGATTATCATTTCAAGAACAGCTCCTAAATTTTTGGAGAAATTATTGGAATTAGAAATCCCTGAAATCCAGGACGGAACAATTATCCTTAAAAAAGCAGTAAGAATTCCGGGAGAGAAAGCAAAAATCGCTGTTGATGCTTATGATGACAGAATAGATCCTGTAGGAGCTTGCGTTGGAGTAAAAGGCTCAAGAATCCACGGTGTGGTAAGAGAATTAAGAAACGAAAATATAGATGTAATTCAGTGGTCAAAAAACCCTGAAATATTGGTGAAAAGAGCTTTAGGAAATGTTACCATCAATAAAATTGACATCAACGAGGAAACCAATTATGCTATGGTGTATACTCCTGTTGAAGAGATTTCTAAAGTTATCGGTAAGCAAGGTCAAAACATCAGATTGGCTTCGTGGTTGACGGGTTACGAAATTGACGTGTACAGAGAGGCCAGTGAAGATGATGATGTTGATTTGAGAGAATTCAATGACGATATTGAGCAGTGGATTTTGGATGAGTTTAAGAAAGTAGGTCTTACGACTGCTAAATCAGTTCTGGATAAAGATACAGAGAGTCTATTAAAAATGGTTGACCTTGAAGAGGAAACCATCAATGATGTGAAAAGTATCTTGAGAGCAGAATTTGAGGAATAA
- the rimP gene encoding ribosome assembly cofactor RimP: MEFRKNIETLLSAFLETREDLFLIDLKISAADDVTVILDGDNGVTLQDCLDASRAIEFNADRDEHDFSLQVMSAGLSEPLVTPRQFNKNIGREIEVMLQDSTTIEGELVKVDGEKVTLILRYRKPKDIGKGKVDVEEEKEILYTEIKKALVVVKF, translated from the coding sequence ATGGAGTTTAGAAAAAATATTGAAACATTATTAAGTGCTTTCCTTGAAACAAGAGAAGATTTGTTTCTTATTGATTTAAAGATCTCTGCAGCAGATGATGTTACTGTGATTTTAGACGGTGACAATGGCGTTACTCTGCAGGATTGTCTGGATGCAAGCCGTGCAATAGAATTCAACGCAGATCGTGATGAGCACGATTTTAGCCTTCAGGTAATGTCGGCAGGATTGAGCGAGCCTCTTGTAACACCGAGACAGTTTAATAAAAATATCGGGCGCGAGATTGAGGTAATGCTTCAGGATTCTACAACGATAGAAGGGGAGCTGGTAAAAGTAGACGGTGAGAAAGTTACACTGATCTTACGTTACAGAAAACCGAAAGATATCGGTAAAGGTAAGGTTGATGTGGAAGAAGAGAAAGAAATTCTGTATACTGAGATCAAAAAAGCACTGGTAGTAGTTAAATTTTAA
- a CDS encoding UDP-glucose dehydrogenase family protein, giving the protein MNITIVGTGYVGLVTGTTLAELGNSVYCVDIDEKKVTDMKNGIVPIYEPNLEEMFLRNIQAERLFFTTDLKKALDKSEVIYLALPTPPGEDGSADLSYVLKVANDIGEMMTDYKVIVNKSTVPVGTADKVSEVIASKTQIEFDVVSNPEFLREGFAVEDSMNPARVVVGSSSEKAKDIMAQIYQPFTNTGIPIIFMDEKSSELTKYASNSFLAVKITFMNEIANYCEKVGADVDKVRLGMGSDDRIGHRFLFPGIGYGGSCFPKDVKALIRSGKDEDFNFQILEATENVNISQKVILVSEIEKYFGGNIEGKTIAVWGLAFKANTDDIREASSLDNIDLLLKKGAKIVAYDTVAEKNVQKILGDKIQYSKTMYEALENADALFIATEWPEFKNPNFKLMGEKMKNKVIFDGRNMYPLETPEQNGFYYKSIGRKTIG; this is encoded by the coding sequence TTGAATATTACAATAGTAGGAACAGGCTATGTAGGATTGGTGACAGGAACTACTCTTGCAGAACTTGGAAATTCTGTATACTGTGTTGATATAGATGAAAAAAAAGTAACGGACATGAAAAACGGCATTGTGCCGATTTATGAGCCGAATCTCGAAGAAATGTTCCTCAGAAACATACAGGCTGAAAGATTATTTTTCACAACTGATTTAAAAAAAGCCTTAGACAAAAGCGAAGTAATCTACCTTGCTTTGCCAACTCCACCGGGGGAAGACGGCTCTGCAGATCTCTCTTATGTTCTGAAAGTAGCCAATGATATTGGCGAAATGATGACTGACTATAAAGTGATCGTAAACAAAAGTACCGTGCCTGTAGGAACAGCTGATAAAGTAAGTGAAGTGATTGCTTCTAAAACTCAAATTGAATTTGATGTAGTTTCTAATCCGGAATTTTTAAGAGAAGGCTTTGCAGTTGAAGACTCAATGAATCCTGCAAGAGTGGTTGTAGGTTCTAGTTCCGAAAAAGCTAAAGACATTATGGCTCAGATTTACCAGCCATTTACCAATACCGGAATTCCTATTATCTTTATGGATGAGAAATCATCTGAACTTACAAAATATGCTTCTAATTCATTTTTAGCTGTAAAAATTACATTTATGAATGAAATCGCCAATTACTGCGAAAAAGTAGGAGCTGATGTAGATAAAGTGAGACTCGGAATGGGAAGTGATGACAGAATTGGCCACCGATTTTTATTTCCAGGAATCGGATATGGCGGAAGCTGTTTCCCGAAAGATGTAAAAGCATTAATAAGATCAGGAAAAGATGAAGATTTTAATTTTCAGATTTTAGAGGCCACTGAAAATGTCAATATTTCTCAGAAAGTAATTCTTGTATCTGAAATAGAAAAATATTTCGGAGGGAATATAGAAGGTAAAACAATTGCTGTTTGGGGATTGGCGTTTAAGGCAAATACAGACGACATTAGAGAAGCATCTTCATTAGATAATATTGATCTTCTTCTAAAAAAAGGAGCAAAAATAGTGGCTTACGATACTGTCGCAGAAAAAAATGTTCAAAAAATTCTCGGCGACAAAATACAGTATTCGAAAACAATGTACGAAGCACTGGAAAATGCAGACGCACTATTTATCGCTACAGAATGGCCCGAATTTAAAAATCCCAACTTTAAACTCATGGGAGAAAAAATGAAAAATAAAGTTATTTTTGACGGTAGAAATATGTATCCTCTAGAAACGCCCGAACAAAATGGCTTCTATTATAAAAGTATCGGAAGAAAAACGATTGGCTAA